The Salmo trutta chromosome 6, fSalTru1.1, whole genome shotgun sequence genomic sequence GGGGACAGGGGCTGTATGCatgaagcgtctcagagtaggagtgctgatttaggatcagttttgccttttagatcacaatgaataagattaaATGGACAGGGGTGAGCTGGGGCCATCCATATGTTTGACATGttttagagtaggagtgctgatctaggatcagtataCGCCTTTTAGAccacaatgaataagattacatggacatgggggagctgatcctggatcagcgCTCCTCCTTTGAGACTCTTGCTACGTACATCACCAGAAGAGAACAGAGCAGCAGTGGTGTGGCTGGCCTCTTCTTGGTCTCTGTGGCTCAGTGACATGGGCAGCTGTTGGTCTCACAGATTCTTCACTGGATGCCTCTGTGTTTACCTTCGGTCCTTCAGTCTTTAAGCAGCAGCAGCTGCCAGAGGTCTGAAATAAGATAGTACACCTCTCAGACCCCGGGGGAACAGGGATTGAATTAGAATGGATTTATGATACGTACTTCATAAATGATGAAAGTGTGGGAAAAATGGTATTAAATAAGCCACTTAAAAGCAATTAGGCGAGGGGACGATGGTTAAGGGGAGCACGGAAGGACGAGGGGGAGGGTGGGTGAGGTAGTGTTCTTAAAAACCAGGTCAAGGTGCTTTATTTCAGACTGACATTTGTAAGATTTCAGTGTAAAACAGTGTAAGATTAGatatcatgtttcatgtttgTCTTAAATCAAACTTCAAAGAAACAACCCAATGACTTAAGCTAAAAGTATGTTATGCAACACATTCTAAAGTGTATAGGTCAATTAAAAGCTAATTCAATTTAGTATGTATGAATTTTCGCGTGTGTCTTAGTATGTGATATAAAAAAAAACGGCGAggcagagtctgtgtgtgtgtgcgtgtatgtgtgcgtgtgtgtgtgtgtgtgtgcgtgtgcgtgtgtgtgtgtgtgtgtgtgtatgtgtgcgtgtgtgtatgtgtgcatgtgtgtgtgtgcatgtgtgcgtgtgtgtgtgtatgtctgcgtgtgtgtcaGGGCATGGATGCCAGCCTGAGACGACGGCACTCTGTAGAGCAGATTGCAGTGATACCTCCCATACCATTCCGGGCAGTACGCCCATTAGCTGCCATTGATTTGCTGACCTTTTGGACTGCTTTCTCTCCCCCaaccccccctctccctttctcccccccaTCTCCTTTACCCAGACCTGCCACCTGGAACTCCAGATGCTTTCGCCCAACTGTTGACCTGCCCCTACTGCGACCGGGGTTACAAGCGCTTGACATCGCTCAAGGAGCACATCAAGTACCGCCACGAGAAGAACGAGGAGAACTTCGCCTGCCCCCTGTGTAACTACACGTTTGCTTACCGCACTCAGCTTGAGCGACATATGGCCACGCACAAGCCCGACAGAGATCAGGTGAGGATCATGTGCcctcgttttttgttgttgttgctgttttcaATCACTTTCAGGATCGTAGGCCCTTCTCACTTCTTTTTTTCTTCAATCACTTTATTATTCCTCTCCCCTTTCCGTTCCCCTCACTTACTTCGTTTCTAATGTGCTATGATCCCTTGGAGGAAAATATATCATTTTGATTGGCAATCATTATGAATTTTTCATGGCATTTTGGAGATGCAGATCTTTTAATGGTAATAACTTTAATTGAGGCCCTAAATGGTTTTTTGATGGCCCCGTCTGATATGATTTTGCAGTCTTATGTTCACGATCAAATGATTATGTTAATTTCCAATTTAGACATTTTATCTGCTCCTTAATTTCACTTCAACTAGTAGATTTTATGTTCTTTAAAATCAAGCATTTCCTTTATGcagtactaaactcagcaaaaaaagaaatgtctctttatcaggaccctgtctttcaaagataaatcgtaaaaatccaaataacttcacagatcttcattgtaaagggtttaaacactgtttcccctgcttgttcaatgaaccataaacaattcatgaacatgcacctgtggaacggtcgttaagactctaacagcttacagacggtaggcaattaaggtcacagttatgaaaacttaggacactaaagaggcctttctactgactctgaaaaacaccaaaagaaagatgcccagggtccctgctcatctgtgtgaacatgccttaggcatgatgCAAGGATtcgtgaggactgcagatgtggctagggcaataacttgcaatgtccgtactgtgagacccctaagacagtgctacagggggacaggaaggacagctgatcgtcctcacagtgacagaccatgtgtaacaacaccttacaggatcggtacatccgaacatcacacctgtgggacaggtacaggatggcaacaacaactgatcgagttacaccaggaacgcacaatccctccatcagtgctcagactgtccgcaataggctgagagaggctggactgaggccttgtaggcctgttgtaaggcaggtcttcaccagacatcaccgacaataacgttgcctatgggcacaaacccaccatacAGGACTGCCAAAaaactgacgagtcgcggttttgtctcaccaggggtgatggtcggattcgcgtttatcgtcgaaggaatgagcgttacaccgaggcctgtactctggagcgggatcgatttggaggtggagagtacgtcatggtctggggcggtgtgtcacagcatcatcggaccgagtttgttgtcattgcaggcaatctcaacgctgtgcgttacagggaagacatcctcctccctcatatggtatccttcctgcaggctcatccagacatgaccatccagcatgacaatgccaccatccatactgctcgttctgtgcttgatttcctgcaagacaggaatgtcagtgttctgccatggcccgcgaagagcccggatctcaatcccattgagcacatctgagacctgttggatcggagggtgagggttagggccattccccccagaaatgtctgggaacttgcaggtgcattggtgaaagagtggggtaacatctcacagcaagaactggcaaatctggtgcagtctgtgaggaggagatgcactgcagtacttaatgcagctggtggccacaccagatactgacgtTACTATTGATTTtaaacccccctttgttcagggacacattattccatttctgttcgtcacatgtctgtggaacttgtttactttatgtctctgttgttgaatcttgttatgttcatacaaatatttacacgttaagtttgctgaaacaGAATCAACATGTACACTTATTATTGAGTCTCACTCACTCTCAATGTATTTTCTTTTAGATAAACTAACCTGGGAATTTGTTGGCAATTTGCATGCATCACATCCAACTCCCTGTGTGGAAGAAATCCACCTTCTATGCATAGATGTTACATTTGCTTGCCAACCGTGTTTTAAAAAAGAAGTGCATCTGAACAAAACCAGTAGTGACAATTGAAGTCCTCTTGGggtgaaaaagaaagaaaaaagaaagataaAATGTGTTGTGAAAGTTAGTGAATCGTTGTGTCATCACTGACAGGCAAGCCCCAATCCCATGTCCCATGATAATTGTCTCTACCTAGGAAAAGATGCCCTCGCCATAAAcaccacaaaaaaaataaaaaataacctgTAACACTCCTTATCCAATTAACCAATCACGAGAAAATAATATTTGAATACCCAGCCCATGCGCCCCGCCCACAACATCCAACATCCCATCCCTAACCTTCCCTGAGTCATGTAGGATAGCATGTTCCCCTCCGCCAAAAACACATTTGCTGGTGTTGGTGCCATTGACAATTTGGATTAGAGAATGATTGTATCTTATTGGCACAACTAAAGTTTACTGCGGTCCTCAGAGGGAAGCAGGGGGAGCCAAAGCAGCTGTTGCTGTTTGTTTATGCAACTCAGCAACATACGAGCGGTGGGGTCCCTGACTGGCGCTTGGCAGCCCCACCGACAGACAGACCCACTCCTGCTCGATCTTTGAAGGTTGCTGCCGTTTGAACAATCCTCCCTGTGTCCTCCCTTACGCCATCTGTCTCCCCAGGAATGTGGGTAGAGTCAGCACACCCCAGCAGTTGTCAGGCTGGATCAGGACGCAGGCTGCTTCTTCCTGCTATGCCTGCCTTGGTAGCAAGTGCTGCTGAGAGATCTTTTGTATTGCCTAAGCATTTAACATGTTCACCTCCTACTCAGAATTAATTGTGCACGTCTGGTGTGCCTCCCATTTACACGTAcgctgttattgttgttgttattaccaTTATATTTGGATTTTGAAACAGGGAGAGGCCTCCCCCTGTTTGAATTGCAAATTTGAGGGGCCACAACTGATGTTTACCTTTGAACAGAGAAAAAGGCCTAGGCCCATCCTATAGTCTAAGATTATTAAAGAGACGTTTGAGGATTCAAATGATTAGGGGAAATCTGTTCCAATTAAGACATTTCAACATTTATGGAAGTGTGTTGTTTCTTCATGTAACGTTACTGTTGTTTGCAGGTATGTGAAATACAGGGAAGGACTTCTTGTGAAATAGTCATAATATCTTTCGAGTGATTACCCCAAATTAATAAAAGTAGATCAGATTGCTTGTTTCTAATGAGGGGGAAACTGTATAAAAAAAGAGCccctttcatttattttattttattggctGCCAAATTCTAAAGGCATGCTTCCTTGGCTCGAGAGCCAGGAAATTAAAAGGTATGTGATTCCCTCTGTTATCAGCACCACTCTTGTACTCTCTCATTGGAGTTGGAAGTAGAAAGAGGCAAGATGGGCTGTGTAGCAATGTGAGACATTTGGCTTGTCGGTCGATTGCACCAAGTGCTCATTGTGATTGTTTAGTGAACTCTTTTCCCCCCTGTAATGTTGTTAGTGGAACTTATGTAAATACCTGCTTCTTTCTCTATAGCACCAACTGCTGAACCAAGGGGCTGGCAACCGCAAGTTCAAATGCACAGAATGTGGCAAGGCCTTCAAATACAAGCACCATCTGAAGGAACACCTGCGGATTCACAGTGGTGGGTTGCAAGGGGGCCTGTGCACTCATCTTTGAATATGCATAACCTTGATTTAAGACTGTGGTGAACTTCATAGGGTGTACAAAAATCGattgtgtttttcttttctctctcccactgttcCAATGGATGACTTGAGCTACTTTGTTTCCTTCTATCTGCCAATCTTACAATTGAGCAGTTCAGTGTTTACACTTTAGTTTGGCATTAATTAAAGGTGTTCATTGTTGATACATTTTCCCTTAGCCCCTTATATTTAATCATTGAGAATATGTGTGTTCCTTATGCCATTCTAAATGCGCTCAtggcagatattttttttaaagtatacaTTGTTGTCTCTTTTCAGGTGAGAAGCCATACGAATGCCCAAACTGCAAGAAGCGCTTCTCCCACTCAGGCTCCTACAGCTCTCACATCAGCAGCAAGAAGTGCATCGGCCTTATAGCAGTCAACGGGAGGATACGCAACAACATGAAGACAGGCTCTTCCCCTACATCAGCCTCGTCCTCCCCCACTAACACCGCCATCACCCAGCTGAGACACAAGCTAGAGAACGGAAACGGAAACGGCAAGCTCCTGGGCCACCACCAGGACCAGAACAACCACCACCTGAACATCAAAACAGAACCACTAGACTTCAACGACTACAAACTAATGATGGCCTCCCATGGCTTCGGCGCACCTGGGCCCTTCATGAACGGAGGGATGGGGGGAAATAGCAGCTCGCTAGGGATCCACTGCTCAGCCCAGAGTCCCATGCATCACCTGGGAATGGGGATCGAACAACAACTCCTGGGCTACCCGTCCTTGAGCAACAACCTGAGCGAGGTCCAGAAGGTGCTCCAGATCGTGGACAACACTGTGTGCAGGCAGAAGATGGACTGCAAACCGGAGGAGATCTCCAGGCTCAAGGCTTACATGAAGGAGCTCGGGAACCAGATCGAGGAGCAGAAACAGGGACTGACGTCACAGGGGGGTCACCAGGTTGGTCTTCCAGTCGTCAGCCATAACGGTGCCACTAAGAGCATCATCGACTacacattagaaaaagtgaacgAAGCCAAAGCTTGTCTCCAGAGCTTGACCACAGACTCAAAGAGACAAATTAGCACTATCAAACGCGAGAAATCCAACCACATGCTAGATTTAGGTACAGAGGATAAGATGCATGAGAGCAACATTATGTTTACACCCTTTGCTTGCCAATACTGCAAAGAAGCCTTCCCAGGTCCAATTCCCTTGCATCAGCATGAACGTTACCTGTGTAAAATGAATGAGGAGATCAAGACAGTTCTCCAGACTAGCGAGAACCTTATGCCCACAAAACAGGGGATGTTTACAGAGAAGCATGCCCTCCTGCTCTCGTCTATGCTGTCTGAGAAAAGCCCCATCAACCCGTACAAGGACCATATGTCAGTGCTCAAGGCCTACTTCGCTATGAACATGGAGCCCAATTCAGAGGAACTATTGAAGATCTCCATAGCAGTCGGCCTTCCTCAGGAATTCGTCAAAGAGTGGTTCGAGCAGAGGAAAGTTTACCAGTACGGCACCCCAAGAACTCCACCATTAGAACAACAACGGAACAACCATGCAGATATGGTTCTAGCCGcaaacaaccacaaccacactcCCTCTAAAGACTCAATGGCAGCTAGATCCCCAGTGTCCCTGATCAAGTCTAATGACCGTGACCGCAACCGTGACCACCATATCACGTCCCCCTCCATTGCAGAGCTCCATAACAACGTCAACAACTGTGAGAACCAGCTCAGACTCATGAAAGCTAACACGTTCAGTGGACACACCAAACACATGGGTGACCACTCCAAATTGGACCACCAGTCAAGGAGCAGCACACCTTCTCCTTTGAACCTTTCCTCCACATCTTCCAAAAACTCCCAGAGTAGCTCATATACTCCAAACAGCCTGATGTCTGAGGACCTGAACCTCAACATGAACCTGTCTGAACAACCACTGGACCTGTCACTGCCAAAGCTCATGAAGGAGCCCAAACATGCCATGACCGTGAAGAGCAGACCTAAACTAAACAGTATTAACCACCATGACCACTCCAGTGTTCCCTCCCCACGAGAACACTTCGAAGAGCCACTTAACCTGGCCTATCTCAAGAAGGAGTTTGAAGCCAGAGGCCAGAACCACCACAATGGAGACCTCAACAAAAGCACCAGCCCCTTGTTCGGGATGAACCCCTTCGGTGCCAAACCGATGTACACGTCGCTTCCGCAACAGAGTGCGTTCCCACCTGCCACCTTCATGTCTCCGATGCAGGCCAGCATGCCTGGGCTGAGGCCATACCCAGGGCTGGATCAGATGGGCTTCCTACCACACATGGCCTACACTTATGCAACAGGAGCAGCTACCTTTGCTGagatgcagcagcagcagaggagAAAATACCAGCGAAAGCCAGGTTTCCAGGTAAATAGATAAGCCACTTGTGGTTTAGTTTTTAAGCCTcaggtttattctctctctctctctctctctctctctctctctctctctctctctctctctctctctctctctctctctctctctctctctctctctctctctctctctctctctctctctctctctctctctctctctctctctctctctctctcaaattctctaaaatgatctGCTCATTGTGCCACTAATTAAAAGGTACTCTAATGAGCTCAAATGCTCACCTGCAGCACATTGAACCAGGGAGAAAACACAGTCAGGTAGATAACCAGCTGTCAAACGCGCCTGGAGTTGTTCAGTTCTCCAAGCAGACGTCATTAGCGATATCAGCATATAATTGCTGTTTCAGAGGAGGTTATGATGTGGGGGATTCAGTTGTTGCCAGACTCCACCGTGAATTGTCCTTACCACAGAGTGCAGGCAGCATCACGTCTCCAGCTGTTCAGTGTAGTCTATTCCAGAGTAAAACATAGACTACGTACCCTTTAAAATCAATATTTTTTCCTTAGGTATTTTTGGGGTGAATTGTGTGAGGGACATAGTGTATGTGATCTGTGCAATAGGCAAAGGGTAAGCCTTGGAGCTGCACACAGCACATAGGATCTGACTCCAACTCTAATTCTCTGCCACtttcttgtattttattttaaaggaAGTTGCACTCTAAAGCCAAAATGAGTTTCTACATGCAGATTAATAATGCACGGGCTCCATGTTCATTCCCACTGAATGCTGAAGGCTGTTTAACATAGAGGGAACCATTTTGATAAAAAAGTATTAATAATGTTTCCTATTCTAAGTTattaaattagatttaaaaaatacaGCTACGGGCATTTAGCTCAAATTGATTGCGGAATGATAGTAGCTCTGTTCTTTAAAAACAGTGCAAGAAAGAAAGCGTCCCCGCCAAAGGAGTCATTGTCAGACCAGAGCGAGCGCTTCTTAATGAGAGCAATGGTGCTTCTCAATATTGGTCATTTAGAACACCTCTTGATTTAATCATTATGAGTTGGAAATTAGAAGAATATGACAATATGCCCTGCAAAGGGctttctcttattattatgaCCTTCTAATGTAATAATATTTTCCCCCATTAATTTAAGTTTAAGCCTATCGGGTTAATCTTCCCTTATAAAGAACAGATACATATGGAATGACAACTCTTTCATGTATAAAATTAGACTGATTCAAATGTATGGAGGACAGATTTTTTTTCAAACTAACATTCAGGGTAGATTCTCAACCATTACAGTGTAGTCTACCATTTATATTTACACCTGCGCTCTGTATTGGAGTGTTAGTAATTAGGTCCAAAACTAAGTTCCATTCAGTCTTTCATTCAGGCAAACATCAGGAGATACTGTACCTATATTTAGTTGACGTGTGGATTGATAAATGTGTCATTTTCTAGGGGGAGCTGCTAGACGGAACAGCAGATTATATGTCAGGACTGGATGACATGACCGATTCAGACTCCTGTCTGTCCCGGAAGAAGATTAAGAAGACAGAAAGTGGTATGTACGCGTGTGACTTGTGCGACAAAACATTCCAGAAGAGCAGTTCCCTCCTAAGACACAAATATGAACACACAGGTATATACTGTTCCAGAACACTTATTTTACCCCATTGCTTTTATTTCTAATGTTTTGTGTTACTAAACCCTTtcaattgttttattttgttcattCCCCACTTTTTTCTTGCTTTGTTCTTTTCAGTTGTATGTAAATCGAGACCTAACTTGTTTCTTCATTGACAGGGGTGAGGAGATATACTTACTAAAATACGTagagcaaaacattacatttttagGGTTATGCCAGAAATACCTTTCTCTGAATATATAAGCTCCATACTTAAAACCAAAATGGGGTAGAAAGAGCCTAACTAAATGTTGTGTCATTGCTTTGCATAATGCATGAGGGCACTGTCTGAGGCAAATGTCATCCGTGGTCATTTCTAATTATATCCATCACATGCTACTTTATTAACCCTATTATTATTTACAAAACACACTAAGCGTACCCACATATATAACTaataaagagacagagacagactgctGACTTATCACTCTAATCAGTGATAGATCGGTTTAACCCATTGGACATTTGTGTGttgatgacattttttttttttaacacttcaCAATGAAACACTTCCACTAAGTTGCATCATTCAAGACACACATGACTATATGCAGCACACAGCAGAATACTGCGTGCTTTTATGTAGCTCTCAGGTTTATCTAGTTGTGGTATTAGGAAGTGTGTGTTGAAAGTATAGCAGTTATGGAAGGTGTTCGAAGGCGTTCCAGGGCTATTTGTGGCTAGGAATTGGCCAGATGTGTTGGTGTCTGTGCTTGGTGGCACAAGTGGCGTCACGAGAAGATTGAAATGCCAAAGGAGAAACTCTATCTTGTGATTTGTGTCAGATAGACCGTTATATTTCCGGATGTGCTGAGGTGTAGTAAAttcaaaaaggggtgcaactgtCCCAGACTCCCCACCCCATGACCAGCCACCATTGCTGGCTGCTGGGGGAGTTTTTATTTAGACAGATCATTTGGTAGCATGATGTAATGAAATTTCACTCCATCAATGTAGGGCAGCTCGAGTTTCTCGTCTCACACTTTTGCATTCAGGGTATCCCATCTTACATGgtgagcagagtagagtagagtcccAAAATAATTGAGGGACAGAGGCGTCTGGAAACTAGAATTATTCTACTGAGATTATCAGGGTAGCCATAGGAGTCTCTTGTTCAATTTTCATCTcctatttgtttatttatttgtcacAGCTTTCTGTTTGTTAAGTGTTTGTGATTCTGTTCCTCCATGCTTTAGCAATAGGAGGGAATTTCATAATGTAAACACATGACAGACCCTGTGGTTTATTTAAGCTGTTTATCTTCTCATTTGGAATAAACAAATAAGTTATGACAAAGTTAGCATTGATATTGTAATGATAGTTCAAGTTGCTTCATACCATTCGAATCATCTGAATGTACTTTTAGTTTGTGTTTGTTCTCCTCCTGATGTTTTTAGTTGTGACAAATGTAGTAAAAAAGTAGTGAGCTGGGAAACTCATGTCTGCTTTCCTCTCCTTTTGTGTCTCCTCAGGTAAACGGCCACACCAGTGTCAAATCTGCAAGAAGGCATTCAAACACAAGCACCACCTTATAGAACACTCACGACTGCACTCCGGCGAGAAACCGTACCAGTGTGACAAGTGCGGGAAGCGCTTCTCTCACTCGGGCTCCTACTCCCAGCACATGAACCACCGTTACTCTTACTGCAAGAGGGAGGCCGAGGAGAGGGAGGCGGCCGAGAGAGAGGCCCGGGAGAAGGGCCACCTAGAGCCCACAGAGCTACTATTGAGCCGGGCCTACTTACAGGGCATGACTCCTCAGGGCTACCCCGACCTGGAGGACCGCGAGGGCATTCTGAGGGAAGGAGTGATGAACGGAGGAATGAGAGATCGTCAGAAGGAAGTTGAAGGAACGTACGCGAAAATAGGACGTAGGGAAGAGGAttttgaggaggaggaagaggagagcgaGAACAAGAGCATGGACACAGATCCAGACACGttgagggatgaggaggagaacgGAGAGCACTCGATGGACGATAGTTCGTTGGACGGGAAAACAGAAACCAAATCGGATCACGAGGACAATATGGAGGATGGCATGTAATAAAACTACTGCATTTAAAAAGCTTCCCATCTTACTTTTCTGTTCGTTATTGTTACCTGCTTGGTTTTTAACGCTGCTGTGTTGAAGCTGTACATGCACGTGCCTGAAGCTTCTAGGAAGCTTTGTATTGAAGTACTCAAGGGGTGGTGGTTGTATATGTCTGCCCAAGGAGACATTGATTTGAAGTTTGATTTTGGGGTgaatggggtggggtggggggggggagaattGTGTAAGAAGAGGCTGCATTATGCAAAAATGAAAAATTAATaaattaatacatttaaaaaattgtaCAGTATTAAGGCCTAAAAATATGTGTGGTGCTAACATCCTAAAAACTCTGTGTTCCATAGTCTTTATAGCACAAACTAGTGACTTGTACAAATTGCACTTCGCTTCTATAATCActacaaaaataataaaaaagtattgcctatgtatatatttatacagtGTTGAAAAAAGCAGTAGTCTCCACACTACAGTCCATCAGTTTTATTACCTATCTTTCACTTAATGTGTTGTCTATAGTTTTGCCCTGTCGTCAGGCCAGCTAGCCACACAGTTTTAGGCCTCAGAATTTTTCTGTGAAGGAACTTAACAGATATTACCTGTTTGATTTTAAGATAATGAAGTCTTAAAGAGACCTTGAAATGAAGGGAAAACGGtctgacagtacagtacagtagatgaaAGGATCGTGTGAACAATTAAGGAGAAAGCCTTTGTAAGGTGTTTTTGATAAGAAAAAGCCTTATATGCAAACCTTTTAATCTGTGTGTTTCTGCAAGTGCCATCCTTGTATTGTGTGAAAGGAGGGTGACACATGTTACCTCTTCACCAGCTTCGGTATTAAGAGAGAGCTCACCTTGATCTTTGAAGCACCCATGTCAGTATTAGTACACTAGGCAGCAGTTCCTTAGTTTACATATGTCTGTGCAATTTTCAGGTTTATTTCATTAACTTTTGTCAGTATTACACCAAACAATTTTTTGAAACAACAAAATTGCATTCATTTTGTTTGTAGGttgaataacattttatttatgtGGCCCATTTTATATttcttcattttatttatttcatactgtagtgtacagtattatagttcttcaatatatagatatattttaGTAAAAATGAACTTGGCGTTGATCATTGGGGCAAATTTTACGTAAAGAGAGCATTTATTGTGTTTTGAAACATTAATTGTGAAATGCGAATTTTCAActatattattttgttttatttcctTTATTTTCCAATTACTGGAAATTCCAAATTTGGGAACTTTTATACAATATCGTGAAAACACTGTATTTTTAACTAAAAAAATTCCACTTtcttcatctttttttttttttgctaaaaaaATGAAGAGGGACTGTTAAGATACAATGTATGATACCATGACTGAAGAAAATCTTTCCTGAAATGTCTTTGTAAAAGTATTATTGAATTTTTAATTTGTAATTTCTCTTGGAAATGACCATGCTCGAATAAAAGTAGCCAAATTACAGAACACAAATGCCTtatgtttacatttttgtcatgctTTTGTAGCAGTGCTAGAGAACCACATAACTACACCTGTCACTCAGAAAAGGAGTTGTCTGAAAGTAAAAGACCCACATTCCCCAAAAATTGGGAGTTTTCCTAGCACGATTTTAACTTTTCACACACTGAATCACACAATAATTAAttatttttataattattttcAAAAGTTTTATAACATTCAATAGACTTAATGATTATTGGCAGTCATATTACCATGACCGAAAAAAGCTAAGAAACAAATTAAGTCATTCAAATGAAAGGTGGACGTCAGCTAAAAGTACTTTCGTGTGAAGATACTTACAGCTATTAACCGCTCACACTGCATATGCAGATTCAAAGCAACATCAAAAGGCTAAGATGAAAGGGAAAAGGTTGAGCAATGCCAAACACAGAACATGCTTTGCATATTCCAATTTTCATATTGATCCTGATGCCATCTGATCATTCGGTGCTATCTCACAGATAAAAGGGGAGGTCTTAAATGATTAGGCATTGAATTTAACCATGTACTGTTAACTTTTGGGATGATTAAGAATGCAACGCTTCCACAGAGATCAGCGGTAAGGAGAAGATACCTTCAAGGAGTATAGAACACTCCAGGTGAAATGTATTTGACACATTCTAGTACCCTTCTGCACCACAATAAGGAAGAACATGACGTTAGAAGGGAGTTGTACTTGTACTGTTATTTGTTACCCCAGTCAATCATTTTGAAGTAAATAACAATTTCCTTTTAAAactttatttgaaaatacttaaCCGAGCTAGTCAAATGTTTGGGAGGAAAACACACCCAATGACAACATGCTGTTACAGTAACTCTTAATAATGTCATATTGCCATATGTTTTGGCCGGATTGGTGGTGTG encodes the following:
- the LOC115195964 gene encoding zinc finger E-box-binding homeobox 2 isoform X6; the protein is MKHEIMADGPRCKRRKQANPRRKNALNYENVMDTGSETEDEDKLLVSEEDGLLNGVGSPASLNNHDAGSPRVGHALATKEDEDDDMRDSGVDHVWHDNDMLHASADGTDEMKDDYDTLGPDATLQTVGNGTVKNVVDCTSEFEEFFAKRSKLQEESLSESHSHVVSIAEYLQRGDTAIIYPEAPEGEELSRLGTPEAPETNGQEENDLPPGTPDAFAQLLTCPYCDRGYKRLTSLKEHIKYRHEKNEENFACPLCNYTFAYRTQLERHMATHKPDRDQHQLLNQGAGNRKFKCTECGKAFKYKHHLKEHLRIHSGEKPYECPNCKKRFSHSGSYSSHISSKKCIGLIAVNGRIRNNMKTGSSPTSASSSPTNTAITQLRHKLENGNGNGKLLGHHQDQNNHHLNIKTEPLDFNDYKLMMASHGFGAPGPFMNGGMGGNSSSLGIHCSAQSPMHHLGMGIEQQLLGYPSLSNNLSEVQKVLQIVDNTVCRQKMDCKPEEISRLKAYMKELGNQIEEQKQGLTSQGGHQVGLPVVSHNGATKSIIDYTLEKVNEAKACLQSLTTDSKRQISTIKREKSNHMLDLGTEDKMHESNIMFTPFACQYCKEAFPGPIPLHQHERYLCKMNEEIKTVLQTSENLMPTKQGMFTEKHALLLSSMLSEKSPINPYKDHMSVLKAYFAMNMEPNSEELLKISIAVGLPQEFVKEWFEQRKVYQYGTPRTPPLEQQRNNHADMVLAANNHNHTPSKDSMAARSPVSLIKSNDRDRNRDHHITSPSIAELHNNVNNCENQLRLMKANTFSGHTKHMGDHSKLDHQSRSSTPSPLNLSSTSSKNSQSSSYTPNSLMSEDLNLNMNLSEQPLDLSLPKLMKEPKHAMTVKSRPKLNSINHHDHSSVPSPREHFEEPLNLAYLKKEFEARGQNHHNGDLNKSTSPLFGMNPFGAKPMYTSLPQQSAFPPATFMSPMQASMPGLRPYPGLDQMGFLPHMAYTYATGAATFAEMQQQQRRKYQRKPGFQGELLDGTADYMSGLDDMTDSDSCLSRKKIKKTESGKRPHQCQICKKAFKHKHHLIEHSRLHSGEKPYQCDKCGKRFSHSGSYSQHMNHRYSYCKREAEEREAAEREAREKGHLEPTELLLSRAYLQGMTPQGYPDLEDREGILREGVMNGGMRDRQKEVEGTYAKIGRREEDFEEEEEESENKSMDTDPDTLRDEEENGEHSMDDSSLDGKTETKSDHEDNMEDGM